In Nocardia yunnanensis, one DNA window encodes the following:
- a CDS encoding FecCD family ABC transporter permease — translation MSRARTSLALPLLGLLLIAAMVVATGFGAQRIPVRDVVEVLGQRLRGQVPANAGLDTIVWQLRVPRTILAAIVGAGLAVAGAAMQTLVRNPLADPYLLGVSSGAGVGAAAVITSGLFAGAGLWALSAGALAGALLAAAAVFLIALAQGGLTPLRLVLTGTVLGSAFAAFSSYLIFRSSDPSAAQSVLFWLLGSLAGADWTRILLPACVVAAGLAALLLASNWLDALNLGPDTAASLGVPVRELRIALFILLAILVGVLVAVSGGIGFVGLVVPHAARLVIGPRHRALLPASALCGALFLVAADAATRILVRPTEIPVGVLTGLIGAPAFLLLMGRRSYRFGAA, via the coding sequence ATGAGCCGTGCGCGGACATCGCTCGCCCTGCCGTTGCTGGGATTGCTGCTGATCGCGGCCATGGTCGTCGCGACCGGGTTCGGGGCACAGCGGATTCCGGTGCGAGACGTGGTCGAGGTGCTGGGACAGCGACTACGCGGCCAGGTGCCCGCGAACGCCGGACTGGACACCATCGTGTGGCAATTGCGGGTGCCGCGAACGATTCTCGCCGCGATCGTCGGCGCCGGATTGGCGGTGGCGGGGGCGGCCATGCAGACGCTGGTGCGCAACCCGCTCGCCGATCCGTATCTGCTGGGCGTGTCCTCGGGCGCGGGCGTCGGGGCGGCGGCGGTCATCACCTCGGGCCTGTTCGCCGGGGCGGGACTGTGGGCGCTGTCGGCGGGTGCGCTCGCCGGGGCGCTGCTGGCGGCCGCGGCGGTGTTCCTGATCGCCCTCGCCCAAGGCGGGCTCACCCCACTGCGTTTGGTGCTGACCGGCACCGTGCTGGGTTCCGCGTTCGCGGCGTTCAGCAGCTATCTGATCTTCCGCAGCAGCGACCCGTCGGCCGCGCAATCGGTGCTGTTCTGGCTGCTGGGCAGCCTCGCGGGAGCGGATTGGACCCGAATCCTGTTGCCCGCCTGTGTGGTAGCGGCCGGCCTCGCCGCGCTGCTGCTGGCCTCGAACTGGCTGGACGCCCTGAACCTGGGCCCCGACACCGCAGCCTCCCTCGGAGTTCCCGTGCGCGAGTTGCGCATCGCCCTGTTCATCCTGCTGGCGATCCTGGTCGGTGTCCTGGTCGCGGTCTCCGGCGGCATCGGCTTCGTCGGACTGGTGGTCCCCCACGCCGCCCGCCTGGTGATCGGCCCCCGCCACCGCGCCCTCCTGCCCGCCAGCGCCCTGTGCGGCGCGCTCTTCCTGGTGGCCGCCGATGCCGCCACCCGAATTCTGGTCCGCCCCACCGAAATCCCGGTCGGCGTCCTGACCGGACTGATCGGTGCTCCCGCCTTCCTGCTTCTCATGGGCCGCCGCAGTTACCGATTCGGTGCCGCATGA
- a CDS encoding TetR/AcrR family transcriptional regulator C-terminal domain-containing protein: MQLHRTDVVDGAIAILDQYGLADLTMRRLATSLHVQPGALYWHFPNKQALLGAVADRILAPMDEPVIAEEWSKQITELAHRLRECLLAYRDGAELVSATYASRLTTSKGRERLASSAIRAGMTREEAELAAYTLLYYVLGQTVDEQSRIQMDSMGALAEEHSPLHDATDPTSRFDFGLQLFVSGIRHLLGSRVR; encoded by the coding sequence GTGCAACTCCATCGCACGGACGTGGTCGACGGGGCCATCGCCATTCTCGACCAGTACGGGCTGGCCGATCTGACCATGCGCCGGCTGGCCACCTCCCTGCACGTGCAGCCGGGCGCGCTGTACTGGCACTTCCCCAACAAGCAGGCGCTGCTGGGCGCGGTCGCCGACCGCATTCTCGCGCCCATGGACGAGCCGGTGATCGCCGAGGAATGGTCCAAGCAGATCACCGAATTGGCGCACCGGCTGCGCGAATGCCTGCTCGCCTACCGCGACGGAGCCGAGTTGGTGTCGGCCACCTACGCCTCGCGCCTGACCACCAGCAAGGGCCGGGAACGCTTGGCCAGCTCCGCGATTCGCGCCGGCATGACCCGCGAGGAAGCCGAACTCGCCGCTTACACGCTGCTGTACTACGTCCTCGGCCAGACCGTCGACGAGCAATCGCGGATCCAGATGGATTCCATGGGCGCACTGGCCGAAGAACATTCACCGCTGCACGACGCCACCGACCCCACCTCCCGCTTCGACTTCGGCCTGCAACTCTTCGTCAGCGGCATTCGTCACCTGCTCGGCAGCCGCGTGCGCTGA